A stretch of Coccidioides posadasii str. Silveira chromosome 2, complete sequence DNA encodes these proteins:
- a CDS encoding uncharacterized protein (EggNog:ENOG410PIV4~COG:S) yields MRGDPPAKPPSMLTLNTPTFDQTHGIQRPPPLDRMSPKPISIPARAQMLPCDDGKSTRVTLAKFWINIAVRDGLCWPKPANSPAQRDLAQVPGNVTVACVGTQSGQHFPEIMSAFLRQLASLQEIRSPE; encoded by the coding sequence ATGCGTGGCGACCCGCCTGCCAAACCCCCATCCATGTTAACCTTAAATACTCCAACGTTTGACCAAACCCATGGCATCCAGCGACCTCCTCCGTTAGATCGCATGTCTCCGAAACCAATCTCCATCCCAGCCAGGGCTCAAATGCTGCCTTGTGATGACGGTAAATCAACGCGGGTGACCCTGGCAAAATTCTGGATCAATATAGCCGTGCGAGATGGTCTGTGTTGGCCAAAACCTGCCAACTCCCCGGCTCAAAGGGATCTTGCTCAGGTTCCAGGAAATGTGACTGTTGCTTGCGTTGGTACCCAATCAGGTCAACACTTTCCCGAGATAATGTCTGCTTTTCTCCGTCAGCTCGCTTCACTCCAAGAGATAAGGTCTCCAGAGTGA
- a CDS encoding uncharacterized protein (SECRETED:SignalP(1-18)~EggNog:ENOG410Q06U~COG:S), whose translation MRSLHPILLGAFVGVAFAFPGRHYYPSSPFPTGGITHQPPLSTGDGVGPGPGPQPTPSENNPPPEVTTATDTITKTTFIPCSTPVASGRGTTWYSTWLTMSIYTTTTCYPVTQTHTPPPPSTTPPCEGENCHVPPPSLSLPPQCPTQATVTVTVTKTECGAGCIPPTSTPEMPSPSGEPGHPSPPPCQQCSTFTITDIHSSTMTIVVPPQTPSVHPTPSKSPPPFSPPPGTGIPPPSTTKSQPPTTGTNVPYKRYGQHPRYF comes from the coding sequence ATGCGGTCTCTCCACCCAATCTTGCTGGGTGCCTTTGTGGGCGTAGCATTCGCTTTTCCGGGTCGTCACTACTACCCGAGCTCCCCGTTTCCCACGGGCGGAATCACGCATCAGCCTCCGTTATCAACAGGTGATGGTGTTGGACCCGGTCCGGGCCCTCAACCGACGCCCTCGGAGAATAATCCACCTCCTGAAGTTACTACAGCGACTGATACCATCACAAAAACAACTTTCATCCCCTGCTCAACGCCCGTTGCCTCAGGGAGAGGCACCACCTGGTACAGCACATGGCTTACAATGTCAATCTATACGACAACCACGTGCTATCCAGTCACTCAAACCCACACGCCGCCTCCGCCATCAACTACGCCTCCTTGTGAGGGAGAAAACTGCCACGTCCCGCCTCCGTCTCTATCTCTACCTCCTCAATGTCCGACCCAAGCCACTGTTACTGTGACAGTAACCAAGACGGAATGTGGAGCCGGATGCATTCCTCCCACGTCTACTCCAGAGATGCCATCGCCGTCTGGGGAACCGGGGCATCCTTCACCACCTCCCTGCCAACAGTGCTCGACCTTCACGATCACTGATATTCATAGTTCAACAATGACCATCGTGGTTCCGCCTCAGACACCTTCCGTCCATCCCACTCCATCGAAATCACCCCCACCATTCTCTCCTCCCCCTGGAACAGGAATTCCTCCACCGTCTACAACAAAATCTCAGCCGCCAACCACCGGGACAAACGTCCCTTATAAGAGATACGGCCAGCATCCAAGATACTTTTAA